The following coding sequences are from one Luteimonas sp. S4-F44 window:
- a CDS encoding homoserine kinase, protein MPEHPWVAAFAPASVGNIGVGFDLLGHAIHGPRDIARVRRITAPAVVIEAVDGDVAGIEAIPLDTARNTAGLALQSLRQALSLPYGFALRLEKGIPLGSGLGGSAASCVAALVAANALLDTPLPRDALYPFALDGEAISSGSRHGDNVAPMLLGGVTLATADRAIALDVPATLHAVVVHPDQVLETRRSREVLAEPYPLHDIVAHGAHLALFLTGLQRGDLDLVRAGLHDVLVEPRRAGLIPGFAQVKSAALDHAALGASISGGGPSVFAWFASRIDAEAAAPAMRQAFVDAGFDARAYVGPVAGPRAALLGPTPASQTSGARAAHLPFSQ, encoded by the coding sequence ATGCCCGAACATCCCTGGGTCGCCGCATTCGCGCCGGCGAGCGTGGGCAACATCGGCGTCGGCTTCGATCTGCTCGGCCACGCGATCCACGGGCCCCGCGATATCGCCCGAGTACGCCGCATCACCGCGCCGGCCGTCGTCATCGAGGCGGTCGATGGCGACGTCGCGGGCATCGAGGCGATCCCGCTCGATACGGCTCGCAACACCGCCGGCCTGGCGCTGCAGTCGCTGCGCCAGGCGCTGTCGCTGCCGTACGGCTTCGCGCTGCGGCTGGAGAAAGGCATCCCGCTGGGGTCGGGGCTGGGCGGCTCGGCCGCGTCGTGCGTGGCGGCGCTGGTGGCCGCGAACGCGCTGCTCGACACCCCCTTGCCGCGCGATGCGCTGTACCCGTTCGCGCTCGACGGCGAAGCGATCTCCAGCGGCAGCCGGCACGGCGACAATGTCGCACCAATGTTGCTGGGTGGGGTGACGCTGGCGACCGCCGACCGGGCGATCGCGCTCGACGTGCCGGCCACGCTGCACGCGGTCGTCGTGCATCCCGATCAAGTGCTGGAAACGCGGCGTTCGCGTGAAGTGCTTGCCGAGCCCTATCCGCTGCACGACATCGTCGCGCACGGTGCGCACCTGGCGCTGTTTCTGACCGGCCTGCAACGTGGCGATCTTGATCTGGTCCGCGCCGGGCTGCACGACGTGCTGGTCGAGCCGCGCCGCGCCGGCCTGATTCCCGGGTTCGCGCAGGTCAAATCGGCCGCACTGGACCACGCCGCACTCGGCGCCAGCATTTCGGGCGGCGGGCCCAGCGTGTTCGCCTGGTTCGCCTCGCGCATCGACGCCGAGGCCGCGGCGCCGGCCATGCGCCAGGCGTTCGTCGACGCCGGCTTCGACGCCCGCGCCTATGTCGGGCCGGTGGCCGGCCCCCGTGCCGCACTGCTCGGGCCGACTCCCGCATCACAGACGTCCGGCGCGCGCGCCGCACATCTGCCCTTCTCCCAGTAA
- a CDS encoding carboxypeptidase regulatory-like domain-containing protein, producing MTQHHTRARRRSALPPTLLAAALGLVLLGSEAAAQSNATGNILGTTGTPGDTVTIRNLDTGTVRTLTTDATGRYRAASLPVGRYRVTLERGGEVVATRDDVAVLLGGGADVSFAASAAVDLDRVRVIGIAGPTIDVSQVDSRTVFTGEDLEKLTVGRDLGALALLAPGAVAGDSRYQGARGFSNVASFGGASASENAYYINGYAVTNPYTALGSTTLPFGGIAQYQAITGGYSAEFGRATGGVVNIVTKSGTNAWTFGGQVVWNPDAGRGDRRNIYYPDGTGVADYEGRLYQDRARYYENEALTYAAYVGGPIVEDRLFFYAAGEFTEQEITALEPDTSTATQTGHRNYDYDIPRWLAKIDWYVNDDHRLELTAISDVTKQTDVYHGYRYTTGEIDRSRTSGYYYEDGGELYIGKYTGNLTDNLTLTALYGQQKQDHIVIQSGLNPDPNAVYVSDTRTNVPPEQRFGNSQQPFSTTAWPDQYDKTDGYRLDLEWRLGDHDVRVGLDHQDLEVRRGTASTGPGHSWSYAWAAPGTVLSGGAVAPAGGEYVVRSVTRQGGTFSVEQSAQYIEDRWQVNDRLLLSLGLRNEQFTNYNSQGEAFISQRHQLAPRLGLAWDVHGDSSLKVFANAGRYHLALPNRTAYRQALPSLSTSEYFAFDSIDPVTGVPQGLTPIGRGPFSPNNEYGQAKNPDAVAAKDIKSHYQDELVVGFEKRLGESWNLGTRFVYRDLKSAIEDFCDIRGAVAWAEANGVDPGFTFDAAGNRTGFVPGGIVDNFANCRLFNPGENNTFRAIDADGNVTEVPLSAQALGFEKLKRRYLGLNLFLEGRVGERLSGKLDYTWSHNYGNAEGQLLSDLGQSDVSATQTYDFPELGYNAYGNLPNDRRHYLRAFGHYQLGPQWRVSATLTHASGRPLNKLGRLPADEVDDPYFYDFIYYNGPYYFYVDGEPSPRGSAGTLPWTTQLDLGLTWQPRFAQGRLQVRGDVFNVFDSQTVQNVIEYWEHPSPGTIYNQAHRAVSYQSPRAFRFQVRYDY from the coding sequence ATGACACAGCACCACACCCGCGCGCGCCGGCGATCGGCGCTTCCGCCCACATTGCTCGCCGCCGCGCTCGGACTGGTACTGCTCGGCAGCGAGGCCGCCGCGCAGTCCAATGCGACCGGCAATATCCTCGGCACGACCGGAACCCCGGGCGATACCGTCACGATTCGCAACCTCGACACCGGGACCGTGCGCACGCTGACCACCGATGCAACTGGCCGCTACCGGGCGGCGTCGCTGCCGGTCGGCCGCTACCGCGTCACGCTCGAGCGAGGCGGCGAGGTCGTCGCGACGCGTGATGACGTTGCCGTCCTGCTGGGCGGCGGCGCGGACGTTTCGTTCGCGGCGAGCGCCGCGGTCGACCTCGACCGCGTGCGCGTAATCGGTATCGCGGGGCCGACGATCGACGTCTCGCAGGTCGACTCACGCACGGTCTTCACCGGCGAGGATCTGGAGAAACTCACCGTCGGTCGCGACCTCGGGGCGCTGGCGCTGCTCGCGCCCGGCGCCGTGGCCGGCGATTCGCGGTACCAGGGCGCGCGCGGCTTCAGCAACGTCGCCTCATTCGGCGGCGCGTCGGCGTCCGAGAATGCCTATTACATCAACGGCTACGCGGTGACCAACCCGTACACCGCGCTGGGCTCGACGACGTTGCCCTTTGGCGGGATCGCGCAGTACCAGGCGATCACCGGCGGCTACAGCGCCGAGTTCGGCCGCGCCACTGGCGGTGTGGTGAACATCGTCACCAAGAGCGGCACCAATGCATGGACGTTCGGTGGACAGGTCGTCTGGAATCCAGACGCAGGCCGCGGTGACCGCCGCAACATCTACTATCCTGACGGCACCGGTGTGGCCGACTACGAGGGCCGTCTCTACCAGGATCGCGCGCGTTACTACGAGAACGAGGCGTTGACCTACGCCGCCTATGTCGGTGGCCCGATCGTCGAGGACCGGTTGTTCTTCTACGCAGCCGGCGAGTTCACCGAACAGGAGATCACGGCACTCGAGCCCGACACCTCCACCGCGACGCAGACCGGCCATCGCAACTACGACTACGACATCCCGCGCTGGCTGGCGAAGATCGACTGGTACGTCAACGACGACCATCGCCTGGAACTGACGGCGATCTCGGACGTCACCAAGCAGACCGACGTCTACCACGGCTATCGCTACACCACGGGCGAGATCGACCGCAGTAGGACCTCCGGCTACTACTACGAGGACGGCGGCGAGCTCTACATCGGCAAGTACACCGGCAACCTGACCGACAACCTGACACTGACCGCGCTCTACGGACAGCAGAAGCAGGATCACATCGTGATCCAGAGTGGGCTCAATCCCGATCCGAACGCTGTCTATGTCTCCGATACCCGCACCAACGTGCCGCCCGAGCAACGCTTCGGCAACAGCCAGCAGCCGTTCTCGACCACCGCCTGGCCCGACCAGTACGACAAGACCGACGGCTACCGGCTCGACCTCGAATGGCGGCTGGGCGACCATGACGTCCGCGTCGGCCTCGACCATCAGGACCTGGAAGTGCGCCGCGGCACCGCGTCCACGGGCCCAGGGCATTCGTGGTCGTACGCCTGGGCAGCGCCGGGTACGGTACTGAGCGGCGGCGCCGTGGCGCCGGCAGGTGGCGAGTACGTCGTGCGCAGCGTCACCCGCCAGGGCGGCACCTTCAGCGTCGAGCAGTCGGCGCAGTACATCGAGGACCGCTGGCAGGTCAACGACCGCCTGCTGTTGTCGCTGGGCCTGCGCAACGAGCAGTTCACCAATTACAACAGCCAGGGCGAGGCGTTCATCTCCCAACGCCACCAGCTGGCGCCGCGACTGGGCCTGGCATGGGACGTCCACGGCGACTCGTCGCTGAAGGTCTTCGCCAACGCCGGCCGCTACCATCTGGCGCTGCCCAACCGCACCGCCTATCGGCAAGCGCTGCCGTCGCTCAGCACATCCGAGTACTTCGCGTTCGACAGCATCGACCCGGTCACCGGCGTGCCGCAGGGATTGACGCCGATCGGTCGCGGGCCGTTCTCGCCGAACAACGAGTACGGACAGGCCAAGAACCCGGATGCCGTCGCCGCCAAGGACATCAAGTCGCATTACCAGGACGAGCTGGTGGTGGGCTTCGAGAAGCGGCTGGGCGAGAGCTGGAACCTAGGCACCCGCTTCGTCTACCGCGACCTCAAGAGTGCGATCGAGGACTTCTGCGACATCCGTGGCGCCGTCGCCTGGGCCGAGGCCAACGGCGTGGATCCCGGCTTCACGTTCGATGCGGCCGGCAACCGGACCGGCTTCGTGCCGGGCGGCATCGTCGACAACTTCGCCAACTGCCGGCTGTTCAATCCCGGCGAAAACAACACCTTCCGCGCGATCGACGCCGACGGCAACGTCACCGAGGTGCCGCTGTCGGCGCAGGCGCTCGGCTTCGAGAAGCTCAAGCGCCGCTACTTGGGACTGAACCTGTTCCTCGAAGGCCGCGTGGGCGAGCGCTTGTCCGGCAAGCTCGACTACACCTGGTCGCACAACTACGGCAACGCCGAAGGCCAACTGCTGTCCGACCTCGGCCAGTCCGACGTCTCCGCCACGCAGACCTACGACTTCCCGGAACTGGGCTACAACGCCTACGGCAACCTGCCCAACGACCGGCGCCACTATCTGCGCGCGTTCGGTCACTACCAGCTCGGGCCGCAATGGCGGGTGTCGGCCACGCTGACCCATGCCTCGGGCCGGCCGCTGAACAAACTCGGGCGACTGCCCGCCGACGAGGTCGACGATCCGTACTTCTACGATTTCATTTACTACAACGGGCCTTACTACTTCTACGTCGACGGCGAACCATCCCCACGCGGCAGCGCCGGCACCCTGCCCTGGACCACCCAGCTCGACCTCGGCCTGACCTGGCAGCCGCGCTTCGCACAGGGCCGGCTGCAGGTGCGCGGCGACGTGTTCAACGTCTTCGACAGCCAGACCGTGCAGAACGTCATCGAGTACTGGGAGCACCCGAGCCCGGGCACGATCTACAACCAGGCCCACCGTGCGGTGAGCTACCAGTCGCCGCGCGCATTCCGTTTCCAGGTCCGCTACGACTACTGA
- the thiC gene encoding phosphomethylpyrimidine synthase ThiC: MNAQPASLLQQAQQLSDSVTRPIPGSRKIHVQGSRPDLRVAMREIALTRTPTLFGGEDNPPVTVYDPSGPYTDPDVKIDLAAGLAPLRAAWIAERGDTEVLPGLSSSFGRAREHDPRLDGVRFPSRAQPRVARSGANVTQMHYARRGIITPEMEYVAIRENQRLELVRDAMLRSQHPGQAFGASIQPSITPEFVRDEIARGRAILPNNINHPESEPMIIGRNFLTKINANIGNSAVSSGIAEEVEKLVWAIRWGGDTVMDLSTGKHIHETREWIVRNSPVPIGTVPIYQALEKVDGRAEELTWEIFRDTLIEQAEQGVDYFTIHAGVLLRYVPLTAKRVTGIVSRGGSIMAKWCLAHHRESFLFEHFEDICEIMKAYDVAFSLGDGLRPGCIADANDAAQFGELETLGELTKVAWKHDVQTMIEGPGHVPMQLIKENMDKQLRECGEAPFYTLGPLTTDIAPGYDHITSAIGAAMIGWYGTAMLCYVTPKEHLGLPNREDVRDGIMAYKIAAHAADLAKGHPGAQVRDNALSKARFEFRWQDQFHLGLDPEKAEAFHDETLPKDAHKAAHFCSMCGPHFCSMKITQDVRDYAAEHGVADAQALATGLAEKSAEFLAQGAEVYRPQ; encoded by the coding sequence ATGAACGCCCAGCCCGCCAGCCTGTTGCAGCAGGCCCAGCAACTCTCCGACTCGGTGACCCGACCCATTCCCGGTTCGCGCAAGATCCACGTCCAGGGCTCGCGCCCGGACCTGCGCGTGGCGATGCGCGAGATCGCACTGACGCGCACGCCCACGTTGTTCGGCGGCGAGGACAATCCGCCGGTCACCGTCTACGACCCATCGGGCCCCTACACCGATCCGGACGTGAAGATCGATCTGGCCGCGGGCCTTGCACCGCTGCGTGCGGCCTGGATCGCCGAGCGCGGCGACACCGAGGTCCTGCCCGGGCTGTCGTCGAGCTTCGGGCGGGCGCGCGAGCATGATCCCCGGCTCGATGGCGTGCGTTTTCCGTCGCGTGCGCAGCCGCGCGTGGCCAGGTCCGGCGCCAACGTGACCCAGATGCATTACGCGCGCCGCGGCATCATCACGCCGGAGATGGAGTACGTCGCGATCCGTGAGAATCAGCGCCTGGAGCTGGTGCGCGATGCGATGCTGCGCAGCCAGCATCCCGGTCAGGCCTTCGGCGCGAGCATCCAGCCGTCGATCACGCCTGAGTTCGTGCGCGACGAGATCGCGCGCGGCCGCGCAATCCTGCCCAACAACATCAACCATCCCGAGAGCGAGCCGATGATTATCGGCCGCAACTTCCTGACCAAGATCAACGCCAATATCGGCAACAGCGCGGTGTCGTCGGGCATCGCCGAAGAGGTCGAGAAACTGGTCTGGGCGATCCGCTGGGGCGGCGACACGGTCATGGACCTGTCGACTGGCAAGCACATCCACGAGACCCGCGAGTGGATCGTGCGCAATTCGCCGGTTCCGATCGGCACCGTGCCGATCTACCAAGCGCTGGAAAAAGTGGACGGCCGCGCCGAGGAGCTGACCTGGGAGATCTTCCGCGACACCCTGATCGAGCAGGCCGAGCAGGGCGTGGACTACTTCACCATCCATGCCGGCGTGCTGCTGCGCTACGTGCCGCTGACCGCGAAGCGCGTCACCGGCATCGTGTCCAGAGGCGGCTCGATCATGGCCAAGTGGTGCCTGGCACATCATCGCGAGAGCTTCCTGTTCGAACACTTCGAAGACATCTGCGAGATCATGAAAGCCTACGACGTCGCGTTCTCGCTCGGCGATGGCCTGCGCCCGGGCTGCATCGCCGACGCCAACGATGCGGCGCAGTTCGGCGAGCTGGAGACACTGGGCGAGCTGACGAAGGTGGCCTGGAAGCACGATGTCCAGACGATGATCGAGGGGCCCGGCCACGTGCCGATGCAGCTGATCAAGGAGAACATGGACAAGCAGCTGCGCGAGTGCGGCGAGGCACCGTTCTACACGCTGGGGCCACTGACCACCGACATCGCGCCGGGCTACGACCACATCACCAGCGCGATCGGTGCGGCGATGATCGGTTGGTACGGCACGGCGATGCTGTGCTACGTGACGCCCAAGGAGCATCTGGGCCTGCCCAACCGCGAGGACGTGCGTGATGGGATCATGGCCTACAAGATCGCCGCGCATGCCGCTGATCTGGCCAAGGGCCACCCGGGTGCGCAGGTGCGCGACAACGCGCTGAGCAAGGCCCGGTTCGAGTTCCGCTGGCAGGACCAGTTCCACCTGGGGCTCGACCCGGAGAAGGCGGAGGCCTTTCACGATGAGACCCTGCCCAAGGACGCCCACAAGGCGGCCCATTTCTGTTCGATGTGCGGGCCGCATTTCTGCTCGATGAAGATCACCCAGGACGTGCGCGACTACGCCGCCGAGCACGGGGTGGCGGACGCCCAGGCGTTGGCGACCGGCCTGGCCGAGAAGTCGGCGGAGTTCCTTGCGCAAGGGGCCGAGGTTTACCGTCCGCAATGA
- a CDS encoding DUF4136 domain-containing protein, with protein sequence MKTSTSRVAAWLVALCGLALLAGCATGPRITTEADPRADFSAYRTWSFYTPLAIEKEGYETQTSEVTKAAVRAEMERRGYRYSETDPDLWVNINAYMERRTDVSSYPTVDYAYYYSYRYRGYFAMPYWNERTSVYRYTEGTMNVDLVDARQKRLVWEGIAVGRVANLKPEQREQRIYSTIAEIFANYPHQAGARSQAL encoded by the coding sequence ATGAAGACCTCGACCTCCCGCGTGGCCGCTTGGCTGGTGGCCTTGTGCGGCCTTGCCCTGCTCGCCGGCTGCGCGACCGGACCGCGCATCACCACCGAGGCCGATCCGCGGGCGGATTTCTCGGCCTACCGCACTTGGTCGTTCTATACGCCGCTGGCGATCGAGAAGGAGGGCTACGAGACTCAGACCAGTGAAGTGACCAAGGCGGCCGTGCGCGCGGAGATGGAGCGCCGCGGCTACCGCTACAGCGAGACTGATCCGGACCTGTGGGTGAACATCAACGCCTACATGGAGCGTCGGACCGATGTCAGCAGCTATCCGACCGTCGACTATGCCTATTACTACAGCTATCGCTACCGCGGTTATTTCGCGATGCCCTACTGGAACGAGCGTACCAGCGTCTACCGCTACACCGAAGGCACGATGAATGTGGACCTGGTGGACGCCCGGCAGAAGCGCCTGGTGTGGGAGGGCATCGCGGTCGGACGCGTCGCCAATCTCAAGCCCGAACAGCGCGAGCAGCGGATCTATTCGACGATCGCCGAGATTTTCGCCAACTATCCGCACCAGGCCGGCGCGCGCAGCCAAGCGCTGTAG
- a CDS encoding alpha/beta hydrolase encodes MTQAKTATPCNGVSLPERIVPFPTSISAQAMAAMQRLVTPQGAPVNALMRLPAAEDDAAWQALKDQVNRQYEAAMTGLAEHLDAGFETLTLGETEIHVATPDASAHPERACIDLHGGALLFGGGEACRISAQQQADRYGVRCYGVDYRLPPAHPYPAALDDCLTAYRHVLTQHASADIVLIGRSAGGNLALAMLLRGRDEGLPMPGGLVLLSPEVDLTESGDSFHTNRDVDVMLPVPLMPINRLYAGGADLGHPYLSPLFGQFDGLPPTFLQTGTRDLFLSNAARLHRALVRAKIPVEFYLGEGMPHGGFMGGTPEDEDMAQEIRVFIEARWQTPSS; translated from the coding sequence ATGACACAAGCCAAGACCGCCACCCCGTGCAACGGCGTGTCGCTCCCTGAACGCATCGTTCCCTTTCCGACGTCGATCAGCGCGCAGGCGATGGCCGCAATGCAGCGCTTGGTCACGCCCCAGGGCGCGCCGGTGAATGCGCTGATGCGTCTGCCCGCAGCGGAGGATGACGCCGCCTGGCAAGCCCTCAAGGACCAGGTGAATCGTCAGTATGAGGCCGCCATGACAGGCCTCGCCGAGCACCTGGACGCCGGTTTCGAGACCTTGACTCTTGGCGAGACCGAGATCCATGTCGCCACGCCTGACGCGTCGGCGCACCCCGAGCGCGCTTGCATCGATCTGCACGGCGGCGCCCTTCTGTTCGGTGGTGGCGAGGCCTGCCGCATCAGTGCGCAGCAACAGGCGGACCGCTACGGTGTCCGCTGCTATGGCGTGGACTACCGCTTGCCGCCCGCACATCCCTACCCTGCCGCGCTGGACGATTGTCTGACGGCCTATCGGCATGTGCTGACCCAGCACGCGTCCGCCGATATCGTCCTCATCGGGCGTTCGGCGGGCGGCAACCTCGCCCTGGCGATGCTCTTGCGCGGACGCGATGAAGGCCTGCCGATGCCCGGCGGCCTGGTGCTGCTGTCGCCGGAAGTCGACCTGACCGAATCCGGCGACAGCTTTCACACCAATCGCGATGTGGATGTGATGCTTCCGGTCCCGCTGATGCCGATCAACCGGCTCTATGCCGGAGGCGCGGACCTCGGTCATCCCTATCTGTCCCCCTTGTTCGGCCAGTTCGACGGACTGCCGCCGACCTTCCTGCAAACAGGGACCCGTGACCTGTTCCTCTCCAACGCGGCACGCCTGCACCGGGCGCTGGTCCGTGCCAAGATCCCGGTCGAGTTCTATCTCGGAGAAGGCATGCCCCATGGCGGCTTCATGGGCGGAACGCCGGAGGATGAAGACATGGCGCAGGAGATCCGAGTTTTCATCGAGGCCCGCTGGCAGACGCCCAGCTCCTGA
- a CDS encoding winged helix-turn-helix domain-containing protein, whose protein sequence is MTVSRHVEEVASPQRLRVGAGVVDFATREIEMLGARRSVRVTPKAVAVLRVLARSPGAVFSRNDLLAEAWPDTMPTDDVLTQAITQLRKAFGQGDVGAAEGRRYIETIAKSGYRLTVPVSVLEPPALEHVSLETPPPGHVSPASPISSDASPVAHPAPASSSARFPSTAEVAAVPGSASASGHAAWWAGAVVALVAIGLVSLMLLAPQISGSRPASTDATAVVQGKPYRLVTSAAGFELSPSLSPDASQVAYSARTLHDGTPLPGQSILVQATTGSAPHALSIPAVGERDDLPVWSPDGERIAFARWDDAGGCRIMLAAVAVVGQAREIARCDGSELLSFDWLPDGSGLLFGTMTGSLDGAGVRVLDLATGQWRAIRYPASPGDIDYLPKVSPDGRWIAFVRNPQLGDLWRIPVDGGEAEQLTQLGAEFRGLSWTSDGQSLVYGRRIDSETRLHRFDLGTGTISDLGIEDAQMPAIARNADMVAFVHRQPQFALNRIDAVSGHRERLFASSGRDTQPVVAPDGRQLVFTSDRSGSSELWWADLERSDSLRSIPGVRPDTRQPPVWSDDSRRVLISALDAHGRPGIVEIEPASGTVTALPVPAAHPLQAVYGEDGALFVIEEEREGRTALVAYDRSWRVRGRLDGVSHVQFDPQRGRVLYTRLDGNGIWSATADLAQPQRLSADVPSRWRYRSWALTSDGQLSYLDSDSDCRSRMTRFVIGDGGLERQDEHCLDASNRSTVNGFSGHRQGWLVSIAVDDGTDIGVMAMPVASNDERSLLAKFLIALRRKMS, encoded by the coding sequence ATGACCGTGTCACGCCACGTGGAGGAGGTCGCTTCCCCGCAACGCCTTCGCGTTGGCGCGGGCGTGGTGGATTTCGCCACCCGCGAGATCGAGATGCTGGGTGCGCGGCGCAGCGTCCGTGTGACACCGAAAGCGGTGGCGGTGCTGCGTGTGCTTGCGCGTAGTCCTGGCGCAGTGTTTTCGCGCAACGATCTGTTGGCCGAAGCCTGGCCCGACACGATGCCGACCGACGACGTGCTGACGCAGGCGATCACGCAGTTGCGCAAGGCCTTCGGTCAAGGTGACGTTGGCGCGGCCGAGGGACGGCGCTACATCGAAACCATCGCCAAGAGCGGCTATCGGCTAACGGTGCCGGTCTCGGTGCTAGAGCCCCCCGCTCTGGAGCATGTCTCTCTAGAGACCCCCCCACCGGGGCACGTATCTCCAGCGTCGCCGATATCGAGTGATGCATCGCCGGTGGCGCATCCGGCACCGGCGTCTTCTTCGGCCCGTTTTCCGTCGACGGCAGAGGTTGCGGCAGTGCCCGGTTCGGCGTCGGCGTCCGGACATGCGGCTTGGTGGGCCGGTGCGGTGGTCGCGCTGGTGGCGATCGGCCTGGTGAGCCTGATGTTGTTGGCGCCTCAGATCTCCGGCTCGAGACCTGCGTCCACCGATGCGACCGCGGTCGTCCAGGGCAAACCCTATCGGCTGGTGACCTCGGCCGCCGGGTTCGAGCTGTCCCCAAGCCTGTCTCCCGATGCCAGCCAGGTCGCTTACTCGGCCCGCACGCTGCACGACGGGACGCCGTTGCCCGGTCAGTCGATCCTCGTCCAGGCGACGACCGGCAGCGCGCCCCATGCACTCTCGATCCCTGCGGTCGGCGAGCGCGACGATCTGCCGGTCTGGTCGCCTGATGGCGAACGCATCGCGTTCGCGCGGTGGGACGATGCAGGTGGTTGCCGCATCATGCTGGCTGCCGTCGCGGTCGTCGGTCAGGCGCGCGAGATCGCCCGTTGCGATGGCAGCGAGTTGCTGAGCTTCGATTGGCTGCCCGACGGCAGCGGGCTGTTGTTCGGCACCATGACTGGCAGCCTCGACGGTGCGGGCGTGCGCGTGCTTGACCTGGCGACGGGGCAGTGGCGTGCGATCCGCTATCCGGCCTCGCCTGGCGATATCGACTATCTGCCGAAGGTTTCGCCTGATGGGCGTTGGATCGCGTTCGTGCGCAATCCGCAGCTCGGCGATCTGTGGCGGATTCCCGTCGATGGGGGCGAGGCCGAGCAGTTGACCCAACTGGGCGCAGAGTTTCGCGGTCTGAGTTGGACGTCCGATGGCCAGTCGCTGGTCTACGGCCGCAGGATCGACAGCGAGACCCGCCTGCACCGGTTTGACCTGGGCACCGGCACGATCTCGGATCTGGGCATCGAGGACGCGCAAATGCCGGCGATCGCACGCAATGCGGACATGGTCGCGTTCGTGCATCGGCAACCGCAATTCGCGCTCAACCGGATCGATGCCGTCTCCGGGCATCGCGAACGCTTGTTCGCGTCGTCGGGACGCGACACGCAGCCGGTCGTGGCGCCGGATGGCCGGCAATTGGTGTTCACGTCCGATCGCTCGGGCAGCTCGGAGTTGTGGTGGGCCGACCTGGAGCGCTCCGATTCGCTGCGATCGATCCCGGGAGTCCGTCCCGACACGCGGCAGCCGCCGGTGTGGTCGGACGACAGCCGCCGCGTGCTGATCTCGGCGCTGGATGCGCATGGGCGTCCTGGAATCGTCGAGATCGAGCCGGCATCGGGGACCGTGACGGCGCTTCCGGTACCCGCCGCCCATCCCCTGCAGGCGGTCTACGGTGAGGATGGGGCGCTGTTCGTGATCGAGGAGGAGCGCGAGGGGCGGACGGCCTTGGTGGCCTACGATCGCAGCTGGCGCGTGCGCGGGCGGCTGGATGGCGTCTCGCACGTCCAATTCGATCCGCAACGCGGCCGGGTGCTCTACACCCGCCTCGACGGCAACGGCATCTGGAGCGCGACGGCCGATCTGGCGCAGCCGCAGCGGCTCAGCGCGGACGTCCCCTCACGCTGGCGCTACCGCAGTTGGGCGCTGACTTCCGACGGGCAACTGTCCTATCTCGACAGCGACAGCGATTGCCGCAGCAGGATGACCCGGTTCGTGATCGGCGATGGCGGCTTGGAGCGGCAAGACGAACATTGCCTTGATGCATCCAATCGCAGCACGGTCAACGGATTCAGTGGCCATCGCCAGGGCTGGCTGGTCTCGATTGCAGTCGACGATGGCACCGATATCGGGGTCATGGCGATGCCGGTCGCGTCGAATGATGAGCGCAGCTTGCTCGCCAAATTCTTGATTGCATTGAGGAGAAAGATGTCGTAA
- a CDS encoding helix-turn-helix domain-containing protein, producing the protein MSSVLWSQRGHLLQFDQLSASAQCVGASRLGVVQVTAPAFSIWVQVRGDGWIESREGRFRMRCGDWMAFEKESAPLIQTGPQGICIGLALDARALAELQALDDGGLYAGRGRVSSREVRGLLRLWREAQRGAGDRLSVRPLLLQLAIVQRDLAARARRCPGRSRNRKRQVFGRMQRARLYLEGHSDRVVRISELADLTSFSSWYFSKAFHALYDESPQALSVRLRLERAGHLLRTTSMMVGEVAAATGFDNCCSFARAFKAHHGTSASRFRAAAARNSGAGVGTEEVYASL; encoded by the coding sequence ATGTCCTCTGTCCTGTGGTCGCAGCGCGGTCATCTGCTGCAGTTCGATCAGCTTTCGGCGTCGGCCCAGTGCGTCGGCGCGTCGCGGTTGGGGGTGGTGCAGGTGACCGCGCCTGCATTCAGCATCTGGGTGCAGGTCCGCGGGGATGGCTGGATCGAGTCGCGCGAGGGCCGTTTTCGCATGCGCTGCGGCGACTGGATGGCGTTCGAGAAAGAGTCCGCGCCGCTGATCCAGACCGGGCCGCAGGGCATTTGCATCGGCTTGGCGCTCGATGCGCGCGCGCTGGCTGAACTGCAAGCGCTCGATGACGGTGGCTTGTACGCCGGCCGCGGGCGGGTGTCGTCGCGGGAGGTGCGTGGGCTGCTCCGCCTGTGGCGCGAAGCCCAGCGCGGCGCGGGCGACCGGCTCAGCGTACGGCCGCTGCTGCTGCAACTGGCGATCGTGCAGCGCGACCTGGCCGCTCGCGCACGGCGTTGTCCGGGACGTTCGCGCAATCGCAAGCGGCAGGTCTTCGGCCGCATGCAGCGCGCCCGGCTTTATCTGGAAGGGCATAGCGACCGCGTCGTGCGTATCAGCGAGCTGGCGGATCTGACCAGCTTCTCAAGCTGGTACTTCTCCAAGGCGTTCCACGCGCTGTACGACGAAAGCCCCCAGGCGCTTTCGGTGCGCCTGAGGCTCGAGCGGGCCGGTCATCTGCTGCGGACGACCTCGATGATGGTCGGCGAGGTCGCAGCCGCGACCGGTTTCGACAACTGCTGCAGCTTCGCCCGCGCGTTCAAGGCCCATCACGGCACGTCAGCGAGTCGGTTCCGGGCGGCGGCTGCGCGTAACAGCGGGGCCGGCGTGGGGACCGAAGAGGTGTACGCGAGCCTCTGA